A single Pseudomonadota bacterium DNA region contains:
- the kdsC gene encoding 3-deoxy-manno-octulosonate-8-phosphatase KdsC, translating into MQDTLAKAAAVRLVIFDVDGVLTDGSLFFSDRGEEFKIFNARDGHGLKMLQRSGVEVAILSGRRSAAVQTRMQALGIRHVHQGLEDKGPAFEALITELGIGADQVAYAGDDVIDLPVMCRVGLAIAVSDAHPLVRQHAHWQTTLPGGRGAAREVCELIMEAQGTLQPAMAGYISR; encoded by the coding sequence ATGCAGGATACTCTCGCCAAGGCTGCCGCAGTTCGTCTGGTGATCTTCGATGTGGACGGCGTACTGACCGACGGCAGCCTGTTCTTCAGCGATCGCGGGGAGGAATTCAAGATTTTCAATGCCCGCGACGGCCACGGCCTCAAAATGTTGCAGCGTTCGGGTGTGGAGGTCGCTATTCTCTCCGGGCGCCGCTCAGCCGCTGTTCAGACCCGCATGCAGGCCCTTGGCATCCGCCATGTCCATCAAGGTCTGGAGGACAAGGGCCCGGCCTTCGAGGCCCTGATCACGGAACTGGGCATCGGCGCCGACCAGGTCGCCTATGCCGGGGACGATGTCATCGATCTGCCGGTAATGTGTCGGGTTGGCCTGGCCATCGCGGTCAGCGATGCGCACCCGCTGGTGCGGCAACACGCCCATTGGCAAACCACCCTTCCCGGGGGGCGCGGCGCCGCGCGCGAGGTGTGCGAGCTGATCATGGAGGCCCAGGGCACACTGCAACCCGCCATGGCGGGGTATATCTCCAGATGA
- the lptC gene encoding LPS export ABC transporter periplasmic protein LptC, with protein sequence MTRASVVFVALVALALLSNWVADILTPQPAISRPERHTPDFFLTSVQLRAMDENGVLQHRMSAARIVHYSDDDSSELLEPRFYAIGDQGPLWEVRSDQGSSDADGKVVMLRGAVTMTQLGAANGVLQTRDLLLRPRENYVETAARVTFQDGTSHIEATGLRGNLGEGGSLQLLAKVRGVHAPANH encoded by the coding sequence ATGACCCGCGCCAGCGTGGTGTTTGTCGCCCTCGTCGCGCTCGCGCTGCTGAGCAACTGGGTTGCGGATATCCTTACCCCGCAACCGGCGATCAGCCGTCCCGAGCGGCATACGCCCGATTTCTTCCTTACCTCCGTCCAGCTACGCGCCATGGACGAGAACGGTGTCCTCCAGCACCGCATGAGCGCCGCGCGTATCGTTCACTACAGCGACGATGACAGCAGTGAATTGCTCGAACCGCGTTTCTACGCCATCGGCGATCAGGGACCACTCTGGGAGGTCCGCAGCGATCAAGGCAGCAGCGATGCGGACGGAAAAGTGGTTATGCTGCGTGGCGCGGTCACGATGACTCAGCTGGGCGCAGCGAACGGTGTACTCCAGACCCGCGATCTGTTGCTGCGTCCGCGGGAGAATTACGTCGAAACTGCAGCCCGGGTGACCTTTCAAGACGGCACCAGCCACATCGAAGCAACCGGGCTGCGCGGTAATTTGGGAGAGGGCGGGTCATTGCAGCTCTTGGCAAAGGTACGGGGAGTCCATGCGCCGGCTAATCACTAA
- the lptA gene encoding lipopolysaccharide transport periplasmic protein LptA, whose amino-acid sequence MRRLITNSLILIVTAMPASAWGLDSDRDQPMHLEADSVTIDDQKKISRYSGAVQMSQGSVRATGDEIVVHSNEDGPERIIMMGSPATFRQRPQGKEQDAYGHARRIEHDTERETTLFIGEARFWQGKEEFAGASIEYDAARDRVHAQGSTDGSSRVRIVIQPKNQSAPDTADTPKAAQ is encoded by the coding sequence ATGCGCCGGCTAATCACTAATTCGCTGATACTGATCGTCACCGCGATGCCCGCATCCGCCTGGGGTCTCGACAGTGATCGCGACCAGCCTATGCACCTCGAAGCCGATAGCGTCACCATCGACGACCAGAAGAAGATCAGCCGTTACAGCGGTGCGGTGCAGATGAGCCAGGGCAGTGTACGCGCCACCGGCGATGAGATCGTGGTGCACTCCAACGAGGATGGACCGGAACGCATCATCATGATGGGCTCCCCCGCCACCTTCCGCCAACGTCCCCAGGGCAAGGAGCAGGATGCTTACGGCCACGCCCGGCGCATCGAACACGATACCGAACGCGAGACAACCCTGTTCATTGGCGAGGCACGCTTCTGGCAGGGAAAGGAAGAGTTCGCCGGTGCCAGCATCGAGTACGACGCTGCTCGCGACCGGGTGCACGCCCAGGGCAGCACCGATGGCTCGAGCCGCGTTCGTATCGTCATCCAACCCAAAAACCAGTCCGCTCCGGACACCGCGGACACACCGAAAGCCGCGCAGTGA
- the lptB gene encoding LPS export ABC transporter ATP-binding protein, whose translation MTRLTATALAKRYRDRSVVSDVSLEISSGEAVGLLGPNGAGKTTSFYMIVGLIAADAGQIVIDGRDITRLPMHERARLGVGYLPQEASVFRKLTVAENILAILEIRGLSGAECQERLDELLHELHIGHLREHLGMSLSGGERRRVEIARALAAEPRFILLDEPFAGVDPISVLDIQRIIEHLCERNIGVLITDHNVRETLGICHRAYILNAGQVIAQGSAEEILNNALVREVYLGEKFRL comes from the coding sequence GTGACCCGGCTCACGGCGACAGCTCTGGCCAAGCGCTACCGCGACCGCAGTGTGGTCAGCGATGTCTCGCTGGAGATCAGCAGCGGTGAGGCGGTAGGCCTGCTGGGACCCAATGGCGCAGGAAAAACCACCTCTTTCTACATGATCGTCGGCCTGATTGCCGCCGATGCCGGGCAGATCGTCATCGACGGACGCGATATCACCCGGCTTCCGATGCATGAACGCGCGCGGCTTGGCGTGGGGTACCTGCCGCAGGAGGCCTCGGTGTTTCGCAAACTGACCGTAGCGGAGAACATCCTTGCCATCCTGGAGATTCGCGGACTCTCCGGCGCCGAGTGCCAGGAACGCCTCGATGAGCTGCTGCATGAACTGCATATCGGACATCTGCGCGAGCATCTGGGCATGAGCCTCTCCGGCGGTGAACGGCGACGGGTCGAGATCGCCCGGGCCCTGGCGGCCGAGCCGCGCTTCATACTCCTGGATGAGCCTTTCGCGGGAGTCGATCCGATCTCGGTGCTGGACATTCAGCGCATCATCGAACACCTCTGTGAGCGCAACATCGGGGTATTGATCACCGACCACAACGTGCGCGAAACGCTGGGCATATGTCATCGCGCCTATATTCTCAACGCCGGTCAGGTGATCGCCCAGGGGAGTGCCGAGGAGATCCTGAACAACGCACTGGTACGTGAAGTCTATCTCGGTGAGAAATTCCGGCTGTGA
- a CDS encoding RNA polymerase factor sigma-54, whose amino-acid sequence MKQSIQLRLSQQLTMTPQLQQAIRLLQLSTLELQLEVQQALESNVMLENEEELEQQEPALSIEIELSNRNGSNGSSAESEVNQTPADIPEDLPVDSAWEDVYDTGGMSYSNYDGDDREYDHAAEIDEKLHDYLLWQLQLTPFNETDFTIASVIVDSINDDGYLTCSLEDVLEAVKEDLGEVELDEVEAVLHRIQNFDPPGIGCRDLGECLYLQLRQLPDNTPFRREAMRLVTEHLDLLAGRDQQLLMRRARLDEETLREALALVRSLNPHPGNSMPSTTTEYIVPDVYVRKMNGAWRVELNPETTPRLRINTQYAGMIRRADNSADNTTLKSHLQEARWFIKSLQSRNETLLKVASCIVERQQAFLDYGEEAMKPMVLRDVAETIEMHESTISRVTTRKYMHTPRGIFEFKYFFSSHVSTASGGECSATAIRALMKKLVAAENPAKPLSDSKIARILSDQGIQVARRTVAKYREAMCIPPSNERKRLI is encoded by the coding sequence ATGAAGCAGTCGATTCAGCTACGCCTAAGCCAGCAGCTCACGATGACACCGCAGCTGCAGCAGGCTATTCGCCTTTTGCAGCTCTCCACCCTGGAGCTGCAACTGGAGGTGCAGCAGGCGTTGGAGTCCAACGTGATGCTCGAAAACGAGGAGGAACTCGAGCAGCAGGAACCTGCACTCAGCATCGAGATCGAACTCAGCAACCGCAACGGCAGCAATGGCAGCAGCGCCGAAAGTGAAGTAAATCAGACACCTGCCGACATCCCTGAAGATCTGCCCGTAGACAGCGCCTGGGAGGATGTCTACGACACCGGCGGAATGAGCTACTCAAACTACGACGGTGACGACCGCGAGTACGACCACGCCGCTGAAATTGATGAAAAGCTCCACGACTACCTGCTCTGGCAACTGCAACTGACGCCTTTCAATGAGACCGATTTCACCATCGCCTCGGTGATTGTCGACTCCATCAACGACGACGGTTACCTCACCTGCAGCCTCGAAGATGTGCTGGAAGCAGTCAAAGAAGACCTGGGGGAAGTGGAACTGGACGAAGTGGAGGCGGTGCTGCATCGGATACAGAACTTCGACCCGCCCGGCATCGGTTGCCGGGACCTGGGCGAGTGTCTCTATTTGCAGTTGCGGCAACTACCCGACAATACCCCGTTCCGTAGAGAGGCGATGCGGTTGGTCACGGAGCATCTGGATCTTTTGGCGGGCCGTGATCAGCAGTTGCTGATGCGCCGCGCGCGGCTTGACGAGGAGACACTGCGCGAGGCGCTGGCGCTGGTCCGCTCGCTCAATCCTCACCCCGGCAACAGCATGCCGAGTACGACGACCGAATACATCGTGCCCGATGTATACGTGCGCAAGATGAACGGTGCCTGGCGCGTCGAGCTCAATCCGGAAACGACGCCACGCCTGCGAATCAACACTCAATACGCGGGCATGATCCGCCGCGCCGATAACAGCGCGGACAACACCACGCTCAAATCGCACTTGCAGGAGGCGCGCTGGTTCATCAAGAGCCTGCAAAGCCGCAACGAAACGCTGCTCAAGGTTGCCTCGTGCATCGTCGAGCGCCAGCAGGCATTCCTGGACTACGGCGAAGAGGCCATGAAACCGATGGTGCTGCGCGATGTGGCCGAAACCATCGAAATGCACGAATCCACCATTTCGCGCGTCACCACCCGCAAGTACATGCACACACCACGCGGCATCTTCGAGTTCAAATACTTCTTTTCCAGCCATGTCAGTACAGCGAGCGGTGGCGAATGCTCCGCCACCGCGATCCGTGCACTGATGAAAAAACTGGTCGCTGCGGAGAATCCGGCCAAACCGCTCAGCGACAGCAAGATTGCCCGTATCCTCTCGGATCAGGGCATACAGGTAGCTCGCCGTACCGTGGCCAAGTATCGGGAAGCGATGTGCATACCGCCCTCGAACGAACGCAAACGCCTGATCTGA
- the raiA gene encoding ribosome-associated translation inhibitor RaiA, whose translation MQLNITGHHIEITAALRDYVNTKFERLQRHFDQVTNVHVILSVEKLAQKAEAKMHISGADVFADSVQEDMYAAIDGLVDKLDRQLKKHRGKQNDHHRAEGGIKSKSVESL comes from the coding sequence ATGCAACTCAACATTACCGGTCACCACATCGAGATCACCGCCGCACTGCGCGACTACGTCAACACCAAGTTCGAGCGGCTGCAGCGCCACTTCGATCAAGTAACCAACGTGCATGTCATTCTCAGTGTCGAGAAACTGGCCCAGAAGGCTGAAGCCAAAATGCACATCAGTGGCGCCGATGTCTTCGCCGACTCCGTGCAGGAAGACATGTATGCCGCTATCGATGGGCTGGTAGACAAGCTTGACCGCCAGTTGAAAAAACATCGCGGCAAGCAAAACGATCACCACCGTGCCGAGGGTGGCATCAAGAGCAAGAGCGTCGAGTCGTTGTAA
- the ptsN gene encoding PTS IIA-like nitrogen-regulatory protein PtsN, protein MTISDLLSPERVVPKADITSKKRALEYLSTLITESCPDLDQAEIFSSLLSREKLGSTGLGNRVALPHGRIAHDRPAVGAFVTAAVPVDFDAIDDQPVDLLFALVVPEESTDEHLQILAQLAEMFRDADFCERLRQTSDPAELLQLLSAWRTADSSVT, encoded by the coding sequence ATGACAATTTCCGATCTACTGAGCCCCGAACGGGTTGTGCCCAAGGCCGACATCACCAGTAAAAAACGTGCCTTGGAATATCTGAGCACGCTGATTACCGAGAGCTGTCCCGATCTCGATCAAGCGGAAATATTCTCCAGCTTGTTGAGCCGGGAGAAACTGGGCAGCACCGGACTGGGCAATCGTGTAGCGCTACCCCATGGCCGCATCGCCCACGATCGACCCGCGGTCGGGGCCTTCGTCACTGCGGCGGTGCCCGTTGATTTCGACGCCATCGACGACCAGCCGGTCGATCTGCTGTTCGCGCTGGTGGTCCCGGAAGAATCCACCGACGAGCACCTGCAGATCCTCGCACAGCTTGCCGAGATGTTTCGTGACGCAGACTTCTGCGAGCGGCTGAGACAGACCAGCGACCCCGCTGAGTTGCTGCAACTGCTCAGCGCCTGGCGCACAGCGGACAGTTCGGTCACATGA
- the hprK gene encoding HPr(Ser) kinase/phosphatase, translating into MTQPVTPRSLFETFCDQLGLEWVAGAAGGDIPIPSTGSGYTGMALVGHLNFIRRPRVQVLGIRELDYLAALDSGSRAEAISSIFIESSPFIMVANNQVVPQELINEAEATATPLFSSRLGSHELISHLHYYLANLLAERLTIHGVFMEVMGSGLLLTGEAGLGKSELALELISRGHRLIADDAPEFARIAPDIVNGTCPEPLNDFLEVRGLGVLNVRAMFGSNAVKSSRYLRLIINLKIATKENTQGLDRLYGTSRPRNVLGVDIPEITLFVAPGRNLAVMVETAVRHHLLVLKGYDAAEDFVNRQQRFIQQEST; encoded by the coding sequence ATGACGCAGCCGGTCACGCCCCGCTCTCTGTTCGAGACCTTCTGTGACCAGCTGGGTTTGGAATGGGTAGCGGGCGCGGCCGGCGGCGACATCCCCATCCCCTCCACCGGTTCCGGGTACACCGGCATGGCGCTGGTGGGGCATTTGAATTTCATACGACGACCGCGCGTGCAGGTGCTTGGCATTCGCGAACTCGACTACCTCGCCGCCCTCGATTCCGGTTCTCGCGCTGAAGCGATTTCCAGTATTTTCATCGAATCGTCACCATTCATAATGGTGGCCAACAATCAGGTGGTGCCGCAGGAACTCATCAATGAAGCGGAGGCCACTGCCACCCCGTTGTTCTCCTCGCGGCTGGGCAGCCACGAGCTGATCAGCCACCTCCACTACTACCTGGCCAATCTATTGGCGGAGCGCCTCACCATCCACGGCGTCTTCATGGAGGTGATGGGCAGCGGGTTACTGCTGACCGGCGAGGCGGGATTGGGCAAAAGCGAACTTGCATTGGAACTCATCAGCCGTGGTCATCGGCTGATTGCCGATGATGCACCGGAGTTCGCCCGCATTGCTCCCGATATCGTCAACGGCACCTGCCCCGAGCCATTGAACGATTTTCTCGAGGTTCGCGGCTTGGGCGTTCTCAACGTCCGTGCCATGTTCGGCAGCAACGCCGTGAAGAGCAGCCGCTACCTGCGCCTGATCATAAATCTCAAAATCGCCACAAAGGAAAACACCCAGGGATTGGATCGTCTCTACGGCACCAGTCGGCCGCGCAACGTGCTCGGCGTCGATATCCCGGAAATCACCCTTTTCGTTGCACCAGGACGCAACCTGGCCGTGATGGTGGAGACCGCTGTGCGGCATCATTTGCTGGTACTCAAGGGTTACGACGCTGCGGAGGATTTCGTCAACCGCCAGCAACGATTCATCCAACAGGAAAGCACATGA
- a CDS encoding RNase adapter RapZ: protein MKLVLISGLSGSGKSTALRTLEDLGYYCIDNLPVLLLYDFAQQMQRRPADTIRNSAVGIDARNLEEDLQQVPSILERLKNDGVECEVLFLTADDDALFKRFSETRRKHPLSGNRYSLADAIESERARLEPIVSCANLVIDTSLTNIHELRELVRERVYGRARNSISLLFQSFGYKHGVPGDADFVFDVRCLPNPYWEPQLRPLNGFDAAVIEYLESQPMVMAMIEDLRGLLERWLPHFEAENRSYVTVGIGCTGGQHRSVYTVEKLAAHFRKLLSGTVLTRHRELK, encoded by the coding sequence ATGAAACTGGTCCTGATCAGCGGTCTTTCCGGTTCAGGAAAGAGCACGGCACTGCGCACGCTGGAGGATCTCGGCTACTACTGCATCGATAACCTCCCGGTGCTGCTGCTCTACGACTTTGCACAGCAGATGCAACGTCGGCCCGCCGACACGATCCGTAACTCCGCAGTGGGAATCGATGCCCGCAATCTGGAAGAGGATCTGCAGCAGGTGCCGAGCATTCTGGAGCGCCTCAAAAACGACGGTGTCGAATGCGAGGTGCTGTTTCTCACCGCCGACGACGACGCCCTTTTCAAACGCTTCAGCGAAACGCGCCGCAAGCATCCGCTAAGCGGCAATCGATACTCTTTAGCCGATGCCATCGAGAGCGAACGCGCGCGTCTTGAACCCATCGTCTCGTGCGCGAATCTCGTCATCGACACCAGTTTGACCAACATCCATGAATTGCGCGAATTGGTACGCGAGCGAGTCTACGGTCGGGCACGCAATTCGATTTCACTGTTATTCCAGTCATTTGGCTACAAACACGGTGTGCCCGGCGATGCCGATTTCGTCTTCGATGTCCGCTGCCTCCCCAATCCCTATTGGGAACCGCAGTTGCGACCGCTGAACGGTTTTGATGCTGCGGTCATCGAATATCTCGAATCCCAGCCCATGGTGATGGCGATGATTGAAGATTTGCGCGGCCTGCTCGAACGCTGGCTACCCCACTTCGAGGCCGAGAACCGGAGTTACGTGACGGTTGGCATTGGCTGCACCGGTGGTCAGCACCGTTCGGTTTACACCGTTGAGAAGCTCGCGGCGCATTTTCGCAAACTGTTGAGCGGCACCGTACTGACACGGCATCGGGAACTCAAATGA
- a CDS encoding PTS fructose transporter subunit IIA produces MSVGLLIITHEGIGGALLRTATHTLKSCPINAVVLEVPQDNRLESHQLRARRLLDQVDQGDGVLILTDLYGATPGNIASALHDGRRVITVTGINLPMVMRVLNYSSLPLEELAEKAIGGGKDCIFACDQESGCG; encoded by the coding sequence ATGAGCGTCGGGTTGCTGATCATCACTCACGAGGGAATTGGTGGGGCGCTGCTCAGAACCGCTACACATACGCTGAAATCCTGCCCGATAAACGCCGTGGTTCTCGAAGTTCCCCAGGACAACCGGCTCGAGTCGCATCAACTGCGAGCGCGCCGCCTACTCGACCAGGTTGACCAAGGGGATGGTGTGCTGATCCTCACCGATCTCTACGGCGCGACGCCCGGCAATATCGCCAGCGCACTGCACGATGGCAGGCGGGTGATAACCGTAACCGGCATCAATCTACCGATGGTCATGCGGGTTCTCAACTACTCGTCGCTGCCTCTCGAAGAACTTGCGGAAAAAGCGATCGGCGGCGGCAAGGACTGTATCTTCGCCTGTGATCAGGAGTCTGGTTGTGGCTGA
- a CDS encoding HPr family phosphocarrier protein: METEITIINKLGLHARAAAKLVTVASGFESDIQLLRDSRRANAKSIMGVMMLAAGKGTTLKMIVAGGDAESATSAIQELVNDKFGEGE; the protein is encoded by the coding sequence ATCGAGACCGAAATCACTATCATCAACAAGCTGGGGCTACATGCGCGGGCAGCCGCAAAACTGGTGACCGTCGCCTCGGGTTTCGAAAGCGATATACAGCTGCTGCGTGATTCGCGCCGCGCCAACGCCAAAAGCATCATGGGGGTGATGATGCTGGCCGCGGGCAAAGGCACCACGCTCAAGATGATTGTCGCCGGCGGCGATGCCGAGTCCGCGACCAGCGCCATCCAGGAGCTGGTAAACGACAAATTCGGCGAAGGTGAATAG
- the ptsP gene encoding phosphoenolpyruvate--protein phosphotransferase yields MTLELNGIGVSRGIAIGKAYHLQRRSLEAVEYCLPKYKIDDEVARFRAAVNSAKRQLRGIRDQIPEDAPSDIAAFIDTHLLMMDDAALSKAPAKLIQERRINAEWALQMQRDSLVRVFDEMDDPYLRTRKDDVDHVVNRIQRLLLDADHHEGETPEKRFKGRIIVADDLTPADTVLMQNQGIAGFITEFGGPLSHTAILARSLGIPAAVGVRNARRYLRDNEQLILDGQHGIVLADATPKIIRYYREGQSEEKRYQQELQKLKWRSAITLDGVAIKLMANIELAEDTRAVRTVGAEGVGLYRTEFIYMNRTDLPDEEEHFETYRNVLKTLRGTPITIRTLDLGSDKQVDSGRVSGPLPTNPALGLRAIRLCLRDPSLFLPQLRAILRVSALGPVRIMIPMLSSTQELFQVLQIIADLKREFRESGIKFDANIPVGGMIEVPAAAICAHIFAKHLDFFSIGTNDLIQYTLAVDRVDDTVNYLYDPLHPSVLQLIATTIKAGRKAGIPVAMCGEMAGDPRYTRLLLGMGLCEFSMHSSSLLEVKRIINNSEINALSHAVKRILRTTHHSEIASLVDRLNV; encoded by the coding sequence ATGACGCTCGAACTGAACGGCATCGGCGTTTCCCGCGGCATTGCTATCGGCAAAGCCTACCATTTGCAGCGCCGCTCTTTGGAGGCCGTCGAGTACTGCCTGCCGAAGTACAAGATCGATGACGAGGTTGCCCGATTTCGCGCCGCCGTAAACAGCGCGAAGCGTCAATTACGTGGTATTCGCGACCAGATCCCCGAGGATGCCCCCAGCGACATCGCCGCCTTCATCGACACCCACCTGCTGATGATGGACGATGCGGCCCTCTCCAAGGCTCCCGCCAAGCTGATTCAGGAGCGGCGCATCAACGCCGAGTGGGCATTGCAGATGCAGCGCGACTCGCTGGTGAGGGTCTTCGACGAAATGGACGATCCCTACCTGCGCACGCGCAAGGACGATGTCGATCACGTCGTCAACCGCATCCAACGGCTGTTGCTGGATGCCGATCATCACGAAGGCGAGACACCGGAGAAGCGATTCAAGGGCCGCATCATTGTCGCTGACGACCTGACGCCCGCCGATACCGTGCTGATGCAGAACCAGGGCATCGCCGGCTTCATTACCGAGTTCGGCGGCCCTCTCTCTCATACCGCGATACTGGCGCGCAGCCTGGGCATACCCGCCGCGGTGGGAGTGCGCAACGCGCGGCGCTATCTGCGTGATAACGAACAACTGATTCTCGACGGCCAGCATGGCATCGTACTCGCCGACGCCACGCCGAAGATCATACGCTACTACCGCGAGGGGCAGAGTGAGGAGAAGCGTTACCAGCAGGAGCTGCAAAAGCTCAAGTGGCGCAGTGCCATAACGCTCGACGGTGTAGCCATCAAACTGATGGCCAATATCGAACTCGCGGAAGACACCCGCGCCGTGCGCACCGTGGGCGCGGAGGGGGTGGGACTCTACCGCACCGAATTCATCTACATGAACCGCACCGATCTGCCGGATGAGGAAGAGCATTTCGAAACCTACCGCAATGTGCTGAAAACGCTGCGCGGCACCCCCATCACCATCCGCACGCTGGATCTCGGATCAGACAAGCAGGTGGACAGCGGGCGCGTCAGCGGCCCTCTGCCGACCAATCCCGCGCTCGGCTTGCGGGCGATTCGCCTGTGCCTGCGCGATCCATCGTTGTTTCTTCCGCAACTGCGCGCCATTCTTCGCGTCTCTGCCCTGGGGCCGGTGCGCATCATGATCCCCATGCTTTCCAGCACCCAGGAGCTGTTTCAGGTGTTGCAGATCATTGCGGATTTGAAGCGCGAGTTTCGTGAATCCGGGATCAAGTTCGATGCCAATATTCCTGTCGGCGGTATGATCGAGGTGCCGGCCGCCGCCATCTGTGCCCACATCTTCGCCAAGCATCTCGACTTTTTCTCGATCGGCACCAACGATCTGATCCAATACACCCTTGCCGTAGATCGGGTGGACGACACGGTAAACTACCTCTACGATCCTCTGCACCCCTCGGTGTTGCAGCTCATCGCCACCACCATCAAGGCCGGCAGAAAAGCCGGTATTCCGGTAGCGATGTGCGGCGAAATGGCGGGTGATCCCCGTTACACACGCCTGCTCCTGGGGATGGGGCTTTGCGAATTCAGCATGCATTCCTCGTCACTGCTGGAGGTAAAGCGCATCATCAACAACAGCGAAATCAATGCCCTCTCACACGCTGTCAAACGTATTCTGCGAACCACCCACCATTCAGAGATCGCATCGCTGGTTGACCGCCTGAACGTCTGA
- the mgtE gene encoding magnesium transporter, protein MQEQEQHRERLRKFTAALEEGTLRQVGRMINELHPAEIALLLESLPPTQRHVVWELVDEEYDGDVLTHLNDEVRAKLLEEYDTSELVAATEGLEADDIADILQDLPDTVIREVLSSLDKQDRHRIEAVLSYAEDTAGGIMSTDTLTVRPDVTLDVVLRYLRMRGEIPELTDNLIVVNRNDRYLGLLSLTDLLTKDPTLRVGQVMVRDVDGIAANAPTSEVAKIFEQRDFISAPVVDEQRRLLGRITVDDVVDVIKEEADQTLLSMAGLDEEEDLFAPVLTSTRRRAIWLGVNLITAFLASWVIGQFEGVLDKIVALAVLMPIVASMGGNAGTQTLTLAIRGLALGQVSSANSAWLLGRELAVGLLNGLLWAVVVGIVAVAWFKDYSIGFIIAAAMVINLVAAAIAGLTIPLLMKRMGIDPALAGTVALTTVTDVVGFLAFLGLASIYLL, encoded by the coding sequence ATGCAGGAACAAGAACAACATCGCGAACGCCTGCGCAAGTTCACCGCCGCATTGGAGGAGGGAACGCTGCGCCAGGTTGGACGGATGATCAACGAATTGCATCCGGCCGAGATCGCGTTGCTGCTCGAATCTCTGCCCCCCACCCAGCGCCATGTGGTCTGGGAGCTCGTCGATGAGGAGTACGACGGCGATGTGCTCACCCACCTCAATGACGAGGTGCGCGCCAAACTGCTGGAGGAGTACGACACCAGCGAACTGGTTGCGGCTACCGAGGGACTGGAAGCCGACGACATCGCCGACATCCTCCAGGATCTTCCCGACACCGTCATTCGGGAGGTCCTGAGCTCCCTCGACAAACAGGATCGCCACCGCATCGAGGCCGTTCTCTCCTACGCGGAGGATACCGCGGGCGGTATCATGAGCACCGACACCCTGACGGTGCGTCCCGATGTAACGCTCGACGTGGTGTTGCGCTACCTGCGCATGCGCGGCGAAATCCCCGAACTGACCGACAATCTCATCGTGGTCAACCGCAACGACCGCTACCTGGGATTGCTGTCACTGACCGACCTGCTCACCAAAGACCCAACGCTGCGCGTGGGTCAGGTCATGGTGCGCGACGTCGACGGTATCGCCGCGAACGCTCCCACCAGTGAAGTGGCAAAGATCTTCGAGCAGCGTGACTTTATCTCGGCGCCGGTAGTCGATGAGCAGCGCCGCCTGCTCGGTCGCATCACCGTTGACGATGTCGTCGACGTCATCAAGGAAGAGGCCGACCAGACGCTGCTCAGCATGGCCGGTCTGGACGAGGAAGAGGATCTCTTCGCACCGGTGCTGACCAGCACCCGACGCCGTGCCATCTGGCTGGGTGTCAATCTGATCACGGCATTCCTTGCCTCGTGGGTCATCGGTCAGTTCGAGGGGGTACTCGACAAGATCGTCGCGCTCGCAGTGCTGATGCCTATCGTCGCCAGTATGGGCGGCAACGCCGGCACCCAGACCCTGACGTTGGCGATTCGCGGATTGGCACTGGGCCAGGTGAGCAGTGCCAACTCCGCCTGGCTGCTCGGCCGCGAGCTGGCGGTGGGGCTGCTCAACGGTCTGTTGTGGGCGGTCGTGGTCGGGATCGTTGCCGTCGCCTGGTTCAAGGACTACTCGATCGGCTTCATCATCGCCGCCGCCATGGTCATCAATCTGGTCGCAGCGGCCATCGCCGGGCTCACCATCCCCCTGCTGATGAAGCGCATGGGCATCGATCCGGCGTTGGCGGGTACCGTCGCCCTCACCACCGTAACCGATGTCGTGGGCTTTCTTGCCTTTCTGGGACTGGCCAGTATCTACCTTTTGTGA